A part of Tigriopus californicus strain San Diego chromosome 10, Tcal_SD_v2.1, whole genome shotgun sequence genomic DNA contains:
- the LOC131887779 gene encoding arginine/serine-rich coiled-coil protein 2-like isoform X3 codes for MRKNKPRTIDTVQIFEDHGQTFPNRVPTVEKMSKLVVNYSSGEDEGRNEDANYEEVGMDMSDENEESGSEANGALKLFPNKAEYKAYQAQFNQPSKKIPSQPKSGVTASEYGSLAPEEPSEYGSVRSEVKKSPEKSPSREKSPQSEEVHRSPNTTGLNAKEQLNKRKSPPRRDSQNSDRRSKSPSRRSKTPSRRSKSPSRRSKSPRPDHKRHHRGGKHRDRRRSRSRSRSRDHKRRSRSPKDRDHDRRRRRGGRGGGDRDRDRDRRRQDNFRTRMRSRSPTMSKEDVRNRKLLACGLTTAAQPNLAAKLTQNAQAQAQAQVARVKEITGVDLPKYYNPSAINPLKYAEQIKKRQMLWGNKKASSESNSVVTPPVPTTPVPQAAPVSSHSTSALNKTSFNKWEATNFGNNQVNEKFRRLMGIKGDSAPDVKEPNPVEQTQASLFASQEQQYERARAATHTQRGLGLGFSGSGVTTVPIEALTSSHDKSKVSPAITSLFGRR; via the exons ATGAGAAAGAATAAACCCAG GACAATCGACACCGTTCAAATCTTTGAGGATCATGGCCAAACCTTCCCGAATCGCGTTCCGACCG TTGAAAAGATGTCCAAGTTGGTGGTCAACTATAGCTCCGGCGAGGACGAGGGCCGGAACGAAGATGCCAATTACGAGGAGGTCGGCATGGACATGTCCgacgaaaatgaagaaagtggaTCCGAGGCCAACGGGGCCCTAAAGCTCTTCCCTAATAAGGCCGAGTACAAAGCATACCAAGCCCAGTTCAACCAGCCTTCGAAAAAGATACCCAGCCAGCCAAAGAGTGGTGTGACCGCCAGTGAATATGGTTCCTTGGCGCCCGAGGAGCCCTCGGAATACGGATCGGTGCGGTCGGAGGTCAAGAAGTCGCCCGAAAAGAGCCCATCCAGAGAGAAGTCGCCCCAATCGGAAGAAGTCCATCGTAGTCCGAACACGACAGGGTTGAATGCGAAAGAGCAATTGAACAAGAGGAAATCGCCTCCGCGTCGCGACTCCCAGAATTCCGACAGGCGGTCCAAGTCCCCCAGTCGACGTTCCAAGACCCCGAGCAGACGTTCCAAATCCCCGAGTCGAAGGTCCAAGTCGCCGAGGCCTGATCATAAACGCCACCATCGGGGCGGTAAACACCGAGATCGACGACGCTCCAGGTCCCGCTCCCGGTCCAGAGATCACAAGCGACGCTCCAGATCTCCCAAGGATCGAGATCACGATCGACggcgacgacgaggaggacgaggtgGTGGCGATCGGGACCGCGATCGGGACCGTAGACGCCAAGATAACTTCCGAACTCGAATGCGATCTCGTAGTCCCACAATGTCCAAAGAAGATGTGAGGAATCGCAAGCTTCTGGCGTGTGGTCTAACAACGGCCGCCCAACCAAATCTAGCAGccaaactcactcaaaatgCCCAGGCTCAAGCCCAGGCCCAAGTGGCCCGGGTGAAGGAGATCACCGGGGTGGACTTGCCAAAGTACTACAACCCATCGGCCATCAATCCCTTGAAATATGCCGAGCAAATCAAGAAGAGGCAAATGCTCTGGGGGAACAAGAAGGCCAGTAGTGAGAGCAATTCGGTCGTTACGCCCCCAGTTCCGACGACCCCTGTTCCTCAAGCTGCCCCAGTATCCAGCCATTCGACGAGCGCCCTCAACAAAACGTCATTCAACAAATGGGAGGCCACCAATTTTGGCAACAATCAAGTCAATGAAAAATTCCGACGCCTCATGGGCATTAAAGGCGACTCGGCTCCGGATGTGAAAGAGCCGAACCCTGTCGAGCAAACCCAAGCATCTCTATTTGCCTCTCAAGAGCAACAATACGAACGAGCTCGAGCAGCTACCCATACCCAACGTGGTCTTGGTTTAGGATTCTCAGGATCTGGTGTGACAACTGTGCCAATCGAAGCGCTCACATCGTCTCATGATAAATCGAAAGTGTCGCCAGCGATCACATCGTTGTTTGGTCGACGTTAG
- the LOC131887779 gene encoding arginine/serine-rich coiled-coil protein 2-like isoform X5, producing MSKLVVNYSSGEDEGRNEDANYEEVGMDMSDENEESGSEANGALKLFPNKAEYKAYQAQFNQPSKKIPSQPKSGVTASEYGSLAPEEPSEYGSVRSEVKKSPEKSPSREKSPQSEEVHRSPNTTGLNAKEQLNKRKSPPRRDSQNSDRRSKSPSRRSKTPSRRSKSPSRRSKSPRPDHKRHHRGGKHRDRRRSRSRSRSRDHKRRSRSPKDRDHDRRRRRGGRGGGDRDRDRDRRRQDNFRTRMRSRSPTMSKEDVRNRKLLACGLTTAAQPNLAAKLTQNAQAQAQAQVARVKEITGVDLPKYYNPSAINPLKYAEQIKKRQMLWGNKKASSESNSVVTPPVPTTPVPQAAPVSSHSTSALNKTSFNKWEATNFGNNQVNEKFRRLMGIKGDSAPDVKEPNPVEQTQASLFASQEQQYERARAATHTQRGLGLGFSGSGVTTVPIEALTSSHDKSKVSPAITSLFGRR from the coding sequence ATGTCCAAGTTGGTGGTCAACTATAGCTCCGGCGAGGACGAGGGCCGGAACGAAGATGCCAATTACGAGGAGGTCGGCATGGACATGTCCgacgaaaatgaagaaagtggaTCCGAGGCCAACGGGGCCCTAAAGCTCTTCCCTAATAAGGCCGAGTACAAAGCATACCAAGCCCAGTTCAACCAGCCTTCGAAAAAGATACCCAGCCAGCCAAAGAGTGGTGTGACCGCCAGTGAATATGGTTCCTTGGCGCCCGAGGAGCCCTCGGAATACGGATCGGTGCGGTCGGAGGTCAAGAAGTCGCCCGAAAAGAGCCCATCCAGAGAGAAGTCGCCCCAATCGGAAGAAGTCCATCGTAGTCCGAACACGACAGGGTTGAATGCGAAAGAGCAATTGAACAAGAGGAAATCGCCTCCGCGTCGCGACTCCCAGAATTCCGACAGGCGGTCCAAGTCCCCCAGTCGACGTTCCAAGACCCCGAGCAGACGTTCCAAATCCCCGAGTCGAAGGTCCAAGTCGCCGAGGCCTGATCATAAACGCCACCATCGGGGCGGTAAACACCGAGATCGACGACGCTCCAGGTCCCGCTCCCGGTCCAGAGATCACAAGCGACGCTCCAGATCTCCCAAGGATCGAGATCACGATCGACggcgacgacgaggaggacgaggtgGTGGCGATCGGGACCGCGATCGGGACCGTAGACGCCAAGATAACTTCCGAACTCGAATGCGATCTCGTAGTCCCACAATGTCCAAAGAAGATGTGAGGAATCGCAAGCTTCTGGCGTGTGGTCTAACAACGGCCGCCCAACCAAATCTAGCAGccaaactcactcaaaatgCCCAGGCTCAAGCCCAGGCCCAAGTGGCCCGGGTGAAGGAGATCACCGGGGTGGACTTGCCAAAGTACTACAACCCATCGGCCATCAATCCCTTGAAATATGCCGAGCAAATCAAGAAGAGGCAAATGCTCTGGGGGAACAAGAAGGCCAGTAGTGAGAGCAATTCGGTCGTTACGCCCCCAGTTCCGACGACCCCTGTTCCTCAAGCTGCCCCAGTATCCAGCCATTCGACGAGCGCCCTCAACAAAACGTCATTCAACAAATGGGAGGCCACCAATTTTGGCAACAATCAAGTCAATGAAAAATTCCGACGCCTCATGGGCATTAAAGGCGACTCGGCTCCGGATGTGAAAGAGCCGAACCCTGTCGAGCAAACCCAAGCATCTCTATTTGCCTCTCAAGAGCAACAATACGAACGAGCTCGAGCAGCTACCCATACCCAACGTGGTCTTGGTTTAGGATTCTCAGGATCTGGTGTGACAACTGTGCCAATCGAAGCGCTCACATCGTCTCATGATAAATCGAAAGTGTCGCCAGCGATCACATCGTTGTTTGGTCGACGTTAG